TGGTATTACCTAATAggacatttttgaatttataaatacctacacaaaatTAGGCTCaaggagaaataattatttagtaggtatacgtTTGTATGTTGTTCCAAACGTGAGTATTGTGCAGTACAAACacgtttgatttatataattgtggatgttaatacctacttaatacaatttaattaaaatggatTGATCGAATGAATTGACGAtggaatttttgaatattttcgatAGAGAAACTGTGATCTGGAATCCTATAGAACAATCTCACAGAAACCAAATCTTGCAAACAGTGCATGGAAGAGGATTCAACAAGGCATTCGGTGTATTTTGTGATgtagtagtttaaaaaaaaaaaaatctttgaacTTTCGACCGTTGCATCAAAAGGTCAAAGAGAGTATGCGAACCGGTACTGCCCCAGACAgtaatttatgtacctactcatATCCACTGTTAATTGGACTTTGCAGAACTATATGTTTCCCGTCTAATGTTCCAATTCAAtgtagaaaattcaaaatttctttCCAACTTTGTTCAATTTCTAGCCATTCTTCTGAACTTTTAGGCatctgtatactatatatagtgtataaggaacaaaataaataacataataatacacaatatattattttaatatttaatataacattatatcaaataaaacacttgaaatagtatgtataaaatagtatGTCCATACAACCATGTTTTATTGgatcttaaaatgtattgattttacaatgatatgtgtgtataatactatagtctataatgtataatgtatattgtatatagccatataggtaggctgtttttgtcaaaattaatttagatttttagtgTACCTGACTAAAAAACTATTAACCTTAGATACTTGAATGAAAGTACTTGATGTTTATattacactttatttttatacaccattgtccattgaaatttcaaaatattttttttgagctatttagaggcatataaaaaaaattatgatttcagtttctttttttaaaattaatgtcgataaaaaattgttccaaagttaaaatacttgaaaatttaatacaaaattcctcatacgttattataataacagttaaggattcaacatttaaaataagggATATATATTACCAGTAGTTCATATTgtcatcaaaaatcaaaaaaaacataaatcgcAAATTGTTCTTGAGCAGGAATAGGTTTTCTCATATGTTAGTAGGTATATCGAGTTTTGTGATATCTGgtccaattttatttaaaatatattcaaaattgctTGACAACATATGGCAGAAGTTTTTCAAACTTgcacaatgatttattatttaagtagcgAAGCATATTTGAAGTAGGTACTGTAAAAGAAAAAACCTAATATGTTAttcttattacaattaatataactttctaagataattataaattattattgaatatggtttataataatatcttacaataaacttataaattaaaggATGTCatgcaaatatgcaataaatttcaCACTTAAACATATCCttgtattttagtatattagatagtttaaaaaagaaatttttcttCGCCTAAATAGTAGCTCTCTATAGTCCAACAAGAAAACACTGTATCCTTACACCTGGACTCCTAGATAGTAGATCTAGTCAGGATTATACGTGgatattaagatttaagaggACATCATAccgttatattgtattatctcTATATTACCAACACATAGCaaagtttacaattttaacctGCTCATAACTTATCTCAAAATTAACCTACTTAATGAGTCTactcactctaatattaaaaatgacaataaaatgGATTAGGTATACCGAATGTAAAATTTGTTAGACTATGCGTAAGTCAGAGACAACATGCAGGTAAAATTtcctcttaaatattttatttaagtgcaATACTAATGTAGAAAATATACTGTGTTAGTTATTTACAATACTCAGTTTAGTAAAATACACTAAtatctactataaatattaaatattcaataatttaaacaaacaagAAGTGTACTATgatgttttacatttatttttctttctagaaattgaatataatagaataactatagattattgtattttaaattctgatggTATGttacaataatcataaatatttaacatgtcatattaattataacatacagcatagtttcattaaaattattgttttaatactagTAATACTAGTAAGtactacttataaaattatgattatttgatACCAGTTTCGGCTAtaatttttgaagaaaaaagttttattatgaATTCTATGTTAAGAGTTATGAATTTctgattatacaatataaactggttaattctaaacaaaaaatagaataggtcaatataacaaaataaaattcatactaaatacattttataaaatataagtatataaaaaaatattaacatttatttgactgtattaaaaacaaagtgTACCATGGTAAAAAAACAGAACTGCAgtctttttatttctattaatgttaaatacacAACTGTTAccaaatagtatattaaattcaaaacactTAATAACTACTGTCTacttatttctttaaattaatactataacAATGATTACAATGTAATCGTTGGCGTTCATCAATGTTTCATCAAAGCATACTAACTCCAAAATCATGATTATAGAAAATGAGCTTTggcaatttttttaatctttaaatgtaagcacattttggtttttgattgttttaattgattttctttTAAGCAAATTAGTTGTTTATgaatggttttaaataataagacactgtaaaattaaaaatgtttactttaattaaaatacaaattacttagttgaaattataaattgtttatttaacatctttaaataatattggggCTTAGTTGAAAATAGCatattgtagatatttttaaacagagttctatagaataataaaccagaaaaattgatttttggaCTTAGTGTGCTTTACATGAACggggacataatattataatcaattttgtttcattttttatgtatgaaataattagtctttaaatatatgagaattacaatatatcattgaaatgtaaataaactaaacaaattattaaattataaaaaattaagttataaatcaacattttatctAACGATTTAATATTTGCCAATAttagtttgtaaaaatatcagTATTTTGACCTTAAGGGGGCCGTTTcagtgacatttgttgtctccgccttacaagtgcataacacagcaaattgtacgctcaacAGAACACATttatctccgttagtttaaaaattagaacgaattgacttcttataaaatataaaggtaagattattatctagacaatgacataggcattttaattttaaaacaagttatgagtattttaagatgtacaaacagtttacaattttaaaacaaacataactcgctttaaaataaaaatcctatgtcattgtatagactatagataaTAGTCTTACCATTAAAATTCATAAGGGCTCAATTcgatctaatttttaaactaacggacataaatgtgttctgctgagcataaaagttgctatgttacgcacttgtaagacagagacaacaaatgtcgcTGTAACATCCccttaaagttttaaacaaaaatgtttaatcaacttaatatatcaatagagataattactaattactatggTAAGTGGTAACATAGTGCATATTTGATtgattcaataatcaatattatactaacataaaattatagaataaaagttatagaataaattttataaaagataatacattgcaattagtttattattaaatctcatacaatatacttatttatgacTCAGAATTctacacaatattgttattactaatattcaaagctgggcattaacgagttaaaaagttaatttaattttaactttttaacttaactagttacttttggcttttcattaacttaactgttaacttcctaaatttcttttttaataaacgttaaattaatgaattaatttttaattttaagaagtaagttaagttaatttattttgtttttaattttattatataatatcactattttagttaattttattttcatgtcaaaaaatatttactgtgatatcattcgaatctaacttatatggaaatactgtataaagtataaacactatagtctataatttagttttgggtttgaaaaaaattaagtacgctagcgttgtataaacaaattaacttttttttaacttaataaaaagttaacaaaatgtgtgtattaacttttaacttaattgagttaaccaatagttaaattaactttttgttattggtgcatattaacttaacttaaccgagttaaaaaaaaaaaattaacttgcccagccttgctaatatttggtttgtttaaataatatacctaaaatcaCGATTAACAATGTAGCcaacaataatcattattgatttagtattattttaatattttcatcaatcatcaacaacaaaataacctAACTCTCATGTGCAGAATGAAGAAATTGTTTATCATTAAACTGTACTCTTCCATTCCTAAACATTGGTTCTTCGGTTTGTTTCCAGtaatcaaaacaaaattgtgGCACCATTATGCTGACTTCTTTGCGAACCGATTCATCAGAATctgtaatgtaaataataattattttattcaatacacaaaaatgtatttttaattattattaacactgataaaagatattattttttaaacaaaactcaGTTTGTAGATTTACTTTAAGaacaatagtacaataaatggaaagtataatattatatattaaaaatgttatcgtgcTATACACTACCGTCTACTTCTGTTATTTAAAATGGTAACAAATTGCAATAAATGGATAGACTCAtctttattacacattatatatttcattgatGTCAGTACTGAACTACAGAGTATTTGTGTAATGCATAACCAATTTGCAtccattttgttttatatataatttataaatagacagataaataaataaacatcacTTCTTTTGGGGactaaaaaaagattaaaatattttaattctaattaTTCTAAAGTATTACTATAAGTGTAAGAGTATAtgagtattatttaaaataagtataactctattgattaatttatcaaacaaaacaaaattaccaGATCCATGTGTGGCATTTCTAGTATCTGTGAGTCCATGTTTAGCTCTTATAGAATCGGGATTACTTAGCTGGCATTGGAAAACTTTAGTCGGACCCATTAAACGGCGCCAAACCGAAATCGCATCTTCTCTGGCCAATATATATGCTTCTGATGGTCCACTATTAGTGTGATCACAAATTAAGAGGATGCTATACAGATATTTGTTGTGTCCgccttacaagtgcataacgtAGCAAATGTAAGATCAGCCGATCAcatttagctccgttagtttaaaaattagaataaattgaCTTGTTATGAAAGTTGacggtaagaacattatctatgtttgtatgtgggttttttttacgatgattcaatttttaagtgagttatgagcatttttaatgtaccgtatattatacacgcaaaACTTGCTAAAAATTGAACTACTGTAAAAAACCTACATACAAACacagttaataatattcttaccatcaagt
The Metopolophium dirhodum isolate CAU chromosome 7, ASM1992520v1, whole genome shotgun sequence DNA segment above includes these coding regions:
- the LOC132949333 gene encoding nucleoside diphosphate kinase 6-like isoform X1 encodes the protein MTSVKRLQLTLAIMKPHVVSSPFSLHDIRRTILDNGFYVVRSKRQTIKLEQAEQFYREHKTKFFYNRLITFMISILLICDHTNSGPSEAYILAREDAISVWRRLMGPTKVFQCQLSNPDSIRAKHGLTDTRNATHGSDSDESVRKEVSIMVPQFCFDYWKQTEEPMFRNGRVQFNDKQFLHSAHES
- the LOC132949333 gene encoding nucleoside diphosphate kinase 6-like isoform X3, yielding MTSVKRLQLTLAIMKPHVVSSPFSLHDIRRTILDNGFYVVRSKRQTIKLEQAEQFYREHKTKFFYNRLITFMISILLICDHTNSGPSEAYILAREDAISVWRRLMGPTKVFQCQLSNPDSIRAKHGLTDTRNATHGSVPKRSDVYLFICLFINYI
- the LOC132949333 gene encoding nucleoside diphosphate kinase 6-like isoform X2 codes for the protein MTSVKRLQLTLAIMKPHVVSSPFSLHDIRRTILDNGFYVVRSKRQTIKLEQAEQFYREHKTKFFYNRLITFMISGPSEAYILAREDAISVWRRLMGPTKVFQCQLSNPDSIRAKHGLTDTRNATHGSDSDESVRKEVSIMVPQFCFDYWKQTEEPMFRNGRVQFNDKQFLHSAHES